In one Amaranthus tricolor cultivar Red isolate AtriRed21 chromosome 8, ASM2621246v1, whole genome shotgun sequence genomic region, the following are encoded:
- the LOC130820157 gene encoding uncharacterized protein LOC130820157, with protein sequence MADYETHSNTQTQPTIITKETAIQTLNTIIQLHFEKTLEKKRAVDLQKKYLWKLFQHFFLFLSLIFTSLSLSNRLQCRHCWIPITFLSFSHLIFYVSVAQTLRCINGFKYQRRCHKLTLGLATEKLRQLKMISINLIDPTEGFSNNGNGDESSFVNGDDFEIHYQEPPDSYFVGKNLSVKMSLSGILLIGRSSKGMSVNLKLEGMARRSLLITQESTRLRMRLHRGRGAHSPQI encoded by the exons ATGGCGGACTATGAAACCCATTCAAATACCCAAACACAACCAACaataatcacaaaagaaacaGCCATTCAAACCTTAAACACCATTATCCAACTCCATTTTGAAAAAACCCTTGAGAAAAAAAGAGCTGTAGACCTTCAAAAAAAGTATTTATGGAAgctttttcaacattttttccTCTTCCTTTCGCTTATTTTCACTTCACTTTCTCTTTCTAATCGTCTTCAATGCCGCCATTGTTGGATCCCAATCACTttcctttctttctctcatcTCATTTTCTATGTCTCTGTTGCTCAAACTCTGAGATGCATCAATGGATTCAAGTACCAAAGAAGATGTCATAAGTTAACACTCGGTCTTGCAACCGAAAAACTTAGACAACTTAAGATGATTTCTATCAATTTGATTGATCCAACAGAAGGATTTAGTAATAATGGTAATGGGGATGAATCTAGTtttgttaatggggatgattttgaaattcattATCAAGAACCTCCTGACAGTTATTTTG TCGGGAAGAATCTGTCGGTCAAGATGAGTCTGTCGGGcatcctgttgattggacgCTCGTCAAAGGGCATGTCggtcaatttaaaattagaggGTATGGCACGGAGGTCACTTCTGATCACACAGGAGTCAACCAGgttgaggatgcggctccacaGGGGAAgaggcgctcacagtccgcaAATATAg